Proteins co-encoded in one Brassica oleracea var. oleracea cultivar TO1000 chromosome C4, BOL, whole genome shotgun sequence genomic window:
- the LOC106342096 gene encoding pentatricopeptide repeat-containing protein At2g30100, chloroplastic, with the protein MAAYARSFASLTHLHQTFSPPIPLLRRHHSAKPTSRITCNLKFNRHAAAVKLRSSRSVELDRFITSQEEEGEADEEIGEGFFEAIEELERMTREPSDILEEMNHRLSPRELQLMLVYFAQEGRDSWCALEVFEWLKKEDRVDEEMMELMVSIMCGWVRKLIEEECGAGEVFELLVDMDCVGLRPGFSMMEKVIALYCEMGKKESAVLFVKEVLRRRDGFGGYSVVVGGSEGRKGGPSGYLAWKMVVDGDYRKAVDLVVDLRHSGLKPEAYSYLIAMTAIVKELNSLGKTLRELKRYTRAGLVAEIDDHGRLLIEKYQSELISRGLELAAWAMQEGQDNESIVGAVHERLLAMYICAGRGPEAEKQLWEMKFAGREPEADLHDIVMAICASQKEADAVSRLLTRAEFMGAERRKKTLSWLLRGYVKGGHFEEASETLVTMIDSGLCPEYIDRVAVMQGMTRKIQRPRDVEAYMGLCKKLFDAGLVGPCLVYMYMDKYKMWIVKMM; encoded by the exons ATGGCCGCTTATGCTCGTAGCTTCGCCTCGTTGACCCATCTCCACCAAACCTTCTCGCCGCCGATACCTCTTCTCCGACGACATCACAGCGCGAAACCCACTTCCCGAATCACTTGCAACCTCAAATTCAACCGCCACGCCGCCGCCGTGAAGCTCCGATCATCCCGTTCCGTGGAGCTAGACCGGTTCATCACAAGCCAAGAAGAAGAAGGCGAAGCGGATGAGGAGATAGGAGAGGGTTTTTTCGAGGCGATCGAGGAGCTGGAGAGGATGACGAGAGAGCCCTCCGACATCCTCGAGGAGATGAACCACAGACTCTCTCCTCGAGAGCTGCAGCTGATGCTCGTCTACTTCGCGCAAGAAGGGAGAGACTCGTGGTGCGCGCTCGAGGTCTTCGAGTGGCTGAAGAAGGAAGATAGAGTCGACGAGGAGATGATGGAGCTGATGGTTTCGATAATGTGCGGGTGGGTTAGGAAGCTGATCGAGGAGGAGTGCGGCGCGGGGGAAGTGTTCGAGCTGTTGGTTGATATGGATTGCGTTGGGTTGAGGCCTGGGTTTAGTATGATGGAGAAGGTCATTGCTTTGTACTGCGAGATGGGGAAGAAGGAGAGTGCTGTTTTGTTTGTTAAGGAGGTTTTGAGGAGGAGAGATGGTTTTGGTGGTTACAGTGTTGTTGTTGGTGGCTCTGAGGGGAGGAAAGGTGGGCCCAGTGGGTATCTTGCTTGGAAAATGGTG GTTGATGGAGACTATAGGAAGGCTGTTGATTTGGTTGTTGATTTGAGACACTCAGGGCTAAAGCCAGAAGCTTACAGCTATCTCATCGCGATGACAGCTATTGTGAAGGAGCTGAACAGTCTTGGGAAGACTTTACGCGAGTTGAAGCGATATACAAGGGCTGGTCTTGTTGCTGAGATTGATGATCACGGTAGGTTGCTCATAGAGAAGTACCAGTCAGAACTCATATCGCGCGGACTCGAGTTAGCAGCCTGGGCGATGCAGGAAGGTCAAGATAATGAGTCCATTGTTGGGGCGGTCCACGAGAGGCTCTTGGCGATGTACATATGCGCAGGACGTGGACCAGAAGCGGAGAAACAGCTTTGGGAGATGAAATTCGCGGGGAGAGAACCTGAAGCTGACCTCCACGACATTGTGATGGCCATCTGCGCTTCGCAGAAAGAGGCGGATGCGGTTTCGAGGCTTCTGACACGGGCCGAGTTCATGGGAGCTGAGAGAAGGAAGAAGACTTTGTCGTGGTTGCTCAGAGGGTATGTGAAAGGAGGGCACTTTGAAGAGGCTTCAGAGACGTTGGTGACGATGATCGACTCTGGTTTGTGTCCGGAGTATATTGATCGAGTGGCTGTGATGCAAGGGATGACGAGGAAGATCCAACGGCCAAGAGATGTTGAAGCGTATATGGGTCTGTGCAAGAAGCTGTTTGATGCTGGTTTGGTAGGACCTTGTCTTGTGTATATGTACATGGATAAATATAAGATGTGGATAGTGAAGATGATGTAA
- the LOC106340771 gene encoding LOB domain-containing protein 12 codes for MGGPGSSSPCASCKLLRRRCAKDCIFAPYFPPDDPHKFAIVHKVFGASNVSKMLQELPVNQRADAVNSLVFEANARVRDPVYGCVGAISYLQNQVSQLQMQLAVAQAEILCIQMQHEQPLQSHHQVLELDQDEKALLLNNNNINNCNNDNNNLGYAMSSGQFNSNFASPSSIMQMQMQMQMQDPLKQESLWT; via the exons ATGGGCGGTCCAGGATCATCATCCCCATGTGCTTCGTGTAAGCTTCTTCGACGACGCTGTGCAAAAGATTGTATCTTTGCACCTTATTTCCCTCCTGACGATCCTCACAAATTCGCCATTGTTCATAAGGTCTTCGGCGCAAGCAACGTCAGCAAAATGTTGCAG GAACTACCAGTTAATCAAAGAGCTGACGCGGTGAATAGTCTGGTTTTTGAAGCAAACGCACGAGTTAGAGATCCGGTATATGGCTGCGTAGGAGCAATCTCCTACTTACAAAACCAAGTCTCACAGCTTCAAATGCAACTAGCAGTGGCTCAAGCCGAGATTCTCTGTATCCAGATGCAACACGAGCAACCTTTACAATCTCATCATCAAGTACTTGAACTAGACCAAGACGAAAAAGCTCTCTTGCTAAACAACAACAATATCAATAACTGCAACAACGACAATAACAACTTGGGTTATGCCATGTCTTCTGGGCAGTTTAACTCTAACTTTGCTTCTCCAAGTAGTATAATGCAGATGCAGATGCAGATGCAAATGCAAGACCCTCTTAAGCAAGAATCTCTTTGGACTTGA
- the LOC106342098 gene encoding LRR repeats and ubiquitin-like domain-containing protein At2g30105, whose amino-acid sequence MGESTVKLTIKFGGRSIPLSVSPDATTKELKFLLQPITNVLPRGQKLIFKGKVLGETSTLKQSLVGDGAKIMLMASQGLHQGEGPVLKEASTRPISRTVVDQNKPGLVVDKNRADRWKATGVIALAQANLKEIPEEVWECGSAARVLDVSENFIREVPVRISSFVSMHKLFLQGNGLSDESIQWEGIASLKRLMLLSISHNNLTVLPSEVGSLTSLRQLDVANNKLTSLPNEIGLLTQLEIFKANNNRITSLPESIGDCSFLMEVDLSANMISELPETVTKLRKLKTLELNNTGLTNLPSVLFKMCLQLSTLGLHNTEITVESLRQLEGWGEFDERRRTKHQKQIDFRVVGSGQFDEGADKSW is encoded by the exons ATGGGAGAATCCACCGTCAAGCTCACAATCAAATTCGGAGGAAGATCGATACCCCTCTCGGTATCACCTGACGCTACAACCAAAGAACTAAAGTTTCTTCTTCAACCCATCACCAACGTTCTTCCTCGTGGCCAGAAACTCATCTTCAAAG GTAAGGTCTTGGGAGAGACTTCGACTCTGAAGCAATCTTTGGTGGGAGATGGTGCGAAGATTATGTTAATGGCTTCTCAAGGTCTTCATCAAGGG GAAGGTCCAGTGCTTAAGGAAGCTAGTACAAGGCCAATATCTAGAACTGTTGTGGATCAGAACAAACCTGGTCTTGTTGTAGACAAGAACCGTGCTGATCGGTGGAAAGCTACAGGGGTTATTGCTTTAGCTCAAGCCAATTTGAAG GAAATACCTGAAGAAGTGTGGGAATGTGGATCTGCAGCTAGAGTGCTTGACGTTAGTGAGAACTTCATTCGAGAAGTACCTGTTCGAATCAGCTCTTTTGTTTCTATGCAT AAACTGTTTCTTCAAGGGAATGGTCTGTCTGATGAATCAATTCAATGGGAAGGGATAGCATCTCTAAAGCGTCTGATGCTTCTCTCCATTAGCCATAACAA TCTGACTGTTCTGCCATCAGAAGTGGGTTCGCTGACGTCTCTTAGACAGCTTGATGTGGCCAACAACAAGTTGACAAGTCTACCAAATGAGATAGGGCTTCTTACGCAGCTAGAGATCTTTAAAGCCAACAATAACAGAATAACTAGCCTTCCTGAGAGTATTGGAGACTGTTCCTTCCTCATGGAG GTTGATCTTTCGGCGAATATGATATCAGAACTTCCAGAGACAGTCACAAAACTGCGTAAACTAAAG ACGCTGGAGCTGAACAACACGGGGTTAACGAATCTACCATCTGTTTTATTCAAGATGTGTTTGCAGCTGTCAACATTAGGACTCCACAACACAGAGATAACAGTTGAATCTCTCCGCCAG TTGGAAGGATGGGGTGAGTTTGATGAGAGACGACGTACGAAGCATCAGAAGCAGATTGATTTTAGGGTTGTTGGGTCTGGCCAATTCGATGAAGGCGCCGATAAATCTTGGTGA
- the LOC106342033 gene encoding ubiquitin-activating enzyme E1 1-like encodes MLESVAASSPIKKRRIDTTGDNSTISASGSVVQHMAFGNNSNRPEIDEDLHSRQLAVYGRETMRRLFASNVLVSGMHGLGAEIAKNLILAGVKSVTLHDERVVELWDLSSNFVFSEDDVGKNRADASVNKLQDLNNAVVVSSLTTCLTKEHLSPFQVVVFSDISLEKAIEFDDYCHSHQPPIAFVKADVRGLFGSVFCDFGPEFAVLDVDGEEPHTGIIASISNESQAFISCVDDERLEFEDGDLVVFSEVEGMTELNDGKPRKIKSTRPYSFTLEEDTTGYGTYVKGGIVTQVKQPKLLNFKPLREALTDPGDFLFSDFSKFDRPPLLHLAFQALDRFASEAGRLPVAGSEEDAQQLISIATSINTGQGDLKVENVDHKILRSFSFGAKAVLNPLAAMFGGIVGQEVVKACSGKFHPLFQFFYFDSVESLPSEPLDSSDVAPRNSRYDAQISVFGAKLQKKLEDARVFTVGSGALGCEFLKNMALMGVSCGNKGKLTVTDDDIIEKSNLSRQFLFRDWNIGQAKSTVAASAAAAINPKFNIEALQNRVGAETENVFDDAFWENLTVVVNALDNVNARLYVDSRCLYFQKPLLESGTLGAKCNTQMVIPHLTENYGASRDPPEKQAPMCTVHSFPHNIDHCLTWARSEFEGLLEKTPAEVNAYLSSPVEYTNSMMSAGDAQARETLERIVECLEKEKCENFQDCLNWARLRFEDYFVNRVKQLIYTFPEDAATSTGAPFWSAPKRFPRPLQYSSSDPSLLNFITATAILRAETFGIPVPEWTKNPKEAAEAVDSVIVPDFEPRKDAKIVTDEKATSLTTASVDDATVINDLIAKLERCRHNLSPDFRMKPVQFEKDDDTNYHMDVISGLANMRARNYSIPEVDKLKAKFIAGRIIPAIATSTAMATGLVCLELYKVLDGGHKVEAYRNTFANLALPLFSMAEPVPPKVVKHRDMAWTVWDRWVLKGNPTLREVLQWLEDKGLNAYSISCGSCLLFNSMFPRHKERMDKKVVDLARDIAKVELPPYRHHLDVVVACEDQDDNDVDIPLVSIYFR; translated from the exons ATGCTTGAATCAGTTGCTGCATCGTCGCCGATCAAGAAACGCCGTATCGATACCACTGGTGATAACTCTACGATCTCAGCTTCCGGCAGCGTCGTCCAGCACATGGCTTTCGGTAATAACTCGAACCGTCCGGAGATCGACGAAGATCTGCACAGCAGGCAGCTCGCCGTGTACGGGCGCGAGACGATGAGGCGTCTCTTCGCTTCGAACGTTCTCGTCTCGGGGATGCACGGCCTTGGCGCTGAGATTG CAAAGAATCTGATTCTTGCTGGTGTGAAGTCTGTGACGCTGCATGATGAGAGAGTGGTGGAGCTATGGGACTTGTCTAGCAACTTTGTTTTCTCTGAGGATGATGTTGGCAAGAATAGGGCCGATGCTTCTGTTAACAAGTTGCAGGATCTTAACAATGCTGTGGTTGTTTCTAGCTTGACCACTTGCTTAACCAAAGAGCATCTTTCTCCTTTCCAG GTTGTTGTGTTCTCTGACATAAGCTTGGAAAAAGCAATTGAGTTTGATGACTATTGCCACAGCCACCAGCCTCCTATAGCTTTTGTCAAGGCTGACGTCAGGGGTCTTTTTGGCTCCGTGTTTTGTGATTTTGGCCCTGAATTTGCAGTTCTCGATGTTGATGGGGAGGAGCCACACACAGGCATTATCGCCTCTATCTCTAATGAGAGCCAGGCCTTTATCTCCTGTGTTGACGATGAGAGACTTGAATTCGAAGATGGCGACCTTGTAGTTTTCTCTGAAGTTGAAGGTATGACGGAGCTCAATGATGGGAAACCGAGGAAGATTAAAAGCACACGGCCTTATTCATTCACCCTCGAGGAGGACACCACAGGCTACGGAACGTATGTGAAGGGTGGGATTGTCACTCAGGTGAAACAGCCGAAGTTGCTGAATTTCAAACCCTTGAGGGAAGCGCTTACGGATCCAGGGGATTTTCTGTTTAGTGATTTCTCCAAGTTCGATCGGCCTCCGCTCCTTCATTTAGCGTTCCAGGCACTTGACCGGTTTGCTTCTGAAGCTGGCAGGCTCCCTGTTGCTGGCTCGGAAGAGGACGCTCAGCAGCTTATATCCATCGCCACGTCCATCAATACTGGTCAGGGTGATTTGAAGGTGGAGAATGTCGACCATAAGATTCTACGAAGCTTCTCCTTTGGAGCCAAGGCTGTTCTTAATCCCCTGGCTGCAATGTTTGGCGGTATTGTTGGACAGGAGGTTGTCAAAGCTTGCTCTGGAAAATTCCATCCCCTCTTTCAG TTTTTCTACTTTGATTCAGTGGAGTCACTCCCCTCTGAACCTCTGGATTCTAGTGACGTTGCACCGAGGAACAGCCGGTACGATGCCCAAATATCTGTATTTGGGGCCAAGTTACAGAAGAAACTCGAAGATGCTAGAGTTTTCACAGTAGGGTCTGGTGCTCTCGGCTGCGAGTTCCTGAAAAATATGGCTCTGATGGGGGTTTCATGTGGGAACAAAGGGAAGTTAACAGTGACGGATGATGATATAATTGAGAAGAGCAACCTCAGTCGTCAGTTTCTATTCCGCGATTGGAACATTGGACAGGCTAAATCCACAGTTGCTGCTTCCGCTGCTGCAGCTATAAACCCCAAGTTCAACATTGAGGCCCTGCAGAACCGTGTGGGCGCTGAGACTGAGAATGTATTTGACGATGCCTTCTGGGAGAACTTGACTGTTGTCGTCAATGCGTTAGATAATGTCAATGCGAGGCTCTACGTTGATTCGAGGTGCTTGTATTTCCAGAAGCCTCTCCTTGAGTCTGGGACTCTTGGTGCAAAGTGCAACACACAGATGGTCATCCCACATCTGACTGAAAATTACGGCGCCTCAAGGGACCCGCCAGAGAAACAGGCCCCCATGTGTACGGTGCACTCGTTCCCGCATAACATCGATCACTGTTTAACTTGGGCTCGCTCTGAGTTCGAGGGTCTGCTTGAGAAAACTCCCGCTGAAGTGAATGCATATCTCTCTAGCCCGGTTGAGTACACTAACTCAATGATGAGTGCTGGCGATGCTCAGGCGAGGGAGACGTTGGAGAGGATCGTTGAGTGCCTTGAAAAGGAGAAGTGTGAGAACTTCCAGGACTGCTTAAACTGGGCTCGACTCAGGTTTGAGGATTACTTTGTGAACCGTGTGAAGCAATTGATATACACATTTCCTGAAGATGCTGCGACAAGTACGGGAGCTCCATTCTGGTCTGCTCCAAAAAGATTCCCACGTCCGCTCCAGTACTCCTCCTCTGACCCAAGCCTCCTTAACTTCATCACGGCGACTGCTATTTTAAGAGCAGAGACATTTGGGATCCCTGTGCCTGAGTGGACCAAAAACCCAAAGGAAGCAGCTGAAGCTGTAGACAGTGTGATAGTCCCAGACTTTGAGCCAAGGAAAGATGCAAAGATTGTGACGGATGAGAAAGCCACCAGTTTAACCACTGCTTCGGTGGATGACGCTACAGTCATCAACGACCTCATTGCTAAGCTTGAGCGGTGTAGGCATAACTTGTCCCCAGATTTCAGGATGAAACCAGTTCAGTTCGAAAAG GATGATGATACAAACTACCACATGGACGTGATATCGGGTCTTGCCAACATGAGGGCCAGGAACTACAGCATACCTGAAGTCGACAAGCTGAAAGCAAAGTTCATTGCAGGGAGAATCATCCCAGCCATTGCGACCTCAACAGCCATGGCTACTGGTCTTGTCTGCCTCGAACTTTACAAGGTCCTTGATGGAGGACACAAAGTGGAAGCCTACAGGAACACATTTGCCAACCTGGCGCTGCCACTCTTCTCCATGGCCGAACCGGTTCCGCCGAAGGTGGTGAAGCACCGCGACATGGCTTGGACCGTTTGGGACAGATGGGTTCTGAAAGGAAACCCAACACTGCGTGAGGTGTTGCAGTGGCTGGAGGACAAAGGGCTTAACGCTTACAGCATCTCCTGCGGAAGCTGTCTCCTGTTCAACAGTATGTTCCCGAGGCACAAGGAGAGGATGGACAAGAAAGTGGTGGACCTCGCTAGGGATATTGCTAAAGTGGAGTTGCCGCCTTACCGTCACCATCTTGATGTAGTGGTGGCTTGTGAGGATCAAGATGACAATGACGTCGATATTCCTCTCGTCTCTATCTATTTCAGGTGA